A window from Pyrococcus kukulkanii encodes these proteins:
- a CDS encoding formate/nitrite transporter family protein has translation MAETKEKVLYGVDMTFEAIAKKATPKFKTTPGRLLFAGFMAGAFIAFGFLLAVVAATGYSPKLFPDKGNISAFKLLLGAVFPVGLIAVILAGADLWTGNVQFLSSAKVKGYADFKCVLYNWFGSYGGNFIGSIFLALLAVPLTGLFGHVGDPNYFGQVTVSIATGKVSKDILALFFLGIGCNWLVNVAIWQSARVQDGAGKILAIWFPIFAFVAIGFEHAIANMWAIPAGIFLSDYTITWSQFFHNLIPVTFGNAVGGFLFVAFYYWYLSHPELTTDRIIKELVDFFVVFMAFWAVATLIPAGIGIALDKAFGKGAMYLVPLVLSLYYIVGTFLLYKKTRRD, from the coding sequence ATGGCCGAGACTAAGGAAAAGGTTCTGTACGGAGTTGATATGACCTTCGAAGCGATAGCCAAGAAAGCCACGCCAAAGTTCAAGACGACACCAGGCAGGTTGCTCTTCGCTGGCTTTATGGCAGGTGCCTTCATAGCCTTTGGGTTCCTACTCGCTGTAGTTGCCGCCACGGGGTACAGTCCTAAGTTGTTCCCTGATAAGGGCAATATCTCAGCGTTCAAGTTGCTCCTCGGTGCTGTCTTCCCAGTCGGCCTCATAGCGGTCATCTTGGCTGGAGCAGATCTCTGGACGGGCAACGTGCAGTTCCTCAGTTCCGCTAAGGTCAAGGGCTACGCCGACTTCAAGTGCGTCCTCTATAACTGGTTCGGAAGCTACGGCGGGAACTTCATAGGCTCAATATTCCTCGCACTCCTAGCTGTTCCACTGACTGGCCTCTTTGGTCACGTTGGCGACCCGAACTACTTCGGCCAGGTCACGGTCAGCATAGCAACGGGCAAGGTCTCGAAGGACATACTGGCGTTGTTCTTCCTTGGTATTGGCTGTAACTGGCTCGTCAATGTGGCCATATGGCAGTCAGCAAGGGTTCAGGATGGTGCCGGTAAGATACTTGCCATCTGGTTCCCAATCTTCGCCTTCGTCGCCATAGGCTTCGAGCACGCTATAGCCAACATGTGGGCAATTCCGGCCGGCATATTCCTCAGCGACTACACCATAACCTGGAGTCAGTTCTTCCACAACCTCATACCGGTCACCTTCGGTAACGCAGTCGGCGGCTTCCTCTTCGTGGCCTTCTACTACTGGTACCTCAGCCACCCAGAGCTAACCACGGACAGAATCATCAAGGAGCTCGTTGACTTCTTCGTCGTCTTCATGGCTTTCTGGGCCGTTGCGACCCTTATCCCCGCAGGAATTGGCATAGCCCTCGACAAGGCTTTCGGGAAGGGCGCCATGTATCTCGTCCCGCTGGTGCTATCTCTCTATTACATCGTTGGTACCTTCCTTCTCTACAAGAAAACCAGGCGTGACTGA
- a CDS encoding hydrogenase subunit MbhD domain-containing protein — protein sequence MIEVHLIILAIVAILGMAFSYLAVTEKDLLKAVGYSAAQAVSYAVAFYILMAPDVLLAYIAIAVGIYSALLIFVISKTERYEVV from the coding sequence ATGATTGAAGTTCACTTAATAATCCTAGCGATCGTGGCGATCCTTGGAATGGCCTTTTCATACCTCGCTGTGACCGAAAAGGATCTTCTCAAGGCCGTAGGTTACTCGGCAGCTCAGGCTGTGTCCTATGCTGTGGCCTTCTATATCCTGATGGCACCGGACGTTCTCCTAGCCTACATTGCCATCGCTGTTGGAATTTATTCAGCTCTTCTCATCTTTGTTATAAGCAAAACTGAAAGATATGAGGTGGTGTGA
- the mnhG gene encoding monovalent cation/H(+) antiporter subunit G — protein MSEILFYLGAFMIIIGGICDIFGAIGLLRFPNFYIRLHAATVGTIGGAVIPLFGTSLLALGADFLPHKYAIAGASFVTGVIVLLAAPAGATALAYATHKAKLVKWEPKVDDLAEVRRND, from the coding sequence ATGAGCGAGATCCTCTTCTATCTCGGAGCATTCATGATCATCATCGGTGGAATCTGTGATATTTTTGGGGCTATAGGACTACTTCGCTTCCCCAACTTCTATATCAGGCTACACGCCGCAACGGTAGGTACAATTGGCGGTGCAGTTATTCCTCTATTTGGAACATCACTCCTCGCCCTCGGGGCTGACTTTCTCCCTCACAAGTATGCGATAGCGGGAGCAAGCTTTGTCACAGGAGTTATCGTCCTCCTTGCGGCTCCGGCTGGAGCAACGGCTTTAGCCTATGCTACCCACAAGGCCAAACTCGTGAAGTGGGAGCCAAAAGTTGACGATCTTGCAGAGGTGAGAAGGAATGATTGA
- a CDS encoding monovalent cation/H+ antiporter complex subunit F: protein MLEDAFMTLMKLVIPLYLLAIVIYAVRAFRGPTVPDIILAVDCISFDLAAFMAILAIYFKSVFLIGGAITLALWAYLLDIYVAKHLARGEVGA, encoded by the coding sequence ATGCTCGAAGACGCGTTCATGACGCTCATGAAGCTTGTGATTCCACTGTACCTGCTGGCAATAGTTATCTACGCGGTTAGGGCCTTTAGAGGGCCAACGGTTCCAGATATAATACTTGCAGTGGACTGCATAAGCTTTGACCTAGCCGCCTTCATGGCTATCCTTGCCATTTACTTTAAGAGCGTCTTTCTGATCGGGGGAGCCATAACCCTTGCCCTCTGGGCGTACCTCCTGGACATATACGTTGCCAAACACTTGGCGAGAGGGGAGGTGGGAGCATGA
- a CDS encoding NADH-quinone oxidoreductase subunit B family protein codes for MKPKLRSIWVFHLNTGSCNGCDIEIIDVLTPFYDVERFGIKLVGSPRHAHALLVSGPLTRQAYYSAKETIKAMPPQPRVIVAIGTCACSGGIFYNGYPIYRRPESGRESCEYPRKGGINELLEDLKEEGEPIGPVIYIPGCPPRPEEIIYGIAQLIGLVEKRLSYQEYSDDTMKFRLPEGPIEERIRLTLRERLRHLVGYLDRERILEDFMKLVEQVEKSENPREELARLVKDYAAKCGDVRLAFCMALLENEYWRVRDALDAGKEFVYWI; via the coding sequence ATGAAGCCCAAACTCCGCTCCATATGGGTTTTCCACCTCAATACGGGCTCGTGCAACGGTTGCGACATCGAGATAATCGACGTGCTCACGCCGTTCTATGACGTCGAGCGCTTTGGAATAAAGCTAGTTGGAAGTCCGAGACATGCGCACGCGCTTCTTGTCTCTGGTCCGCTCACGAGGCAGGCCTACTACAGTGCTAAGGAGACGATAAAGGCGATGCCACCACAGCCAAGGGTGATAGTAGCCATAGGAACCTGTGCCTGTAGTGGAGGAATATTCTACAACGGCTATCCAATCTATAGAAGGCCCGAGAGCGGCAGAGAGAGTTGCGAGTACCCCCGGAAGGGAGGTATAAACGAGCTCTTGGAAGATCTCAAGGAGGAGGGAGAGCCGATAGGGCCGGTCATCTACATCCCCGGCTGCCCACCGAGGCCAGAGGAAATAATCTATGGGATAGCTCAGCTTATAGGACTCGTCGAAAAGAGGCTAAGCTATCAGGAGTACAGCGATGATACCATGAAATTTAGACTCCCAGAAGGTCCGATTGAGGAAAGGATAAGGCTAACCCTTAGGGAGAGGCTCAGGCACCTCGTCGGCTACCTAGATAGGGAAAGAATCCTGGAGGACTTCATGAAGCTCGTCGAGCAGGTAGAGAAGAGTGAGAACCCAAGAGAGGAGCTGGCAAGGCTCGTTAAAGATTATGCCGCCAAATGTGGCGATGTCAGACTGGCCTTCTGCATGGCACTACTGGAAAATGAGTATTGGAGGGTCAGGGATGCCTTGGATGCTGGTAAAGAGTTCGTATATTGGATTTAA